One region of Polaribacter pectinis genomic DNA includes:
- a CDS encoding rhodanese-like domain-containing protein yields MKKILILLLVVTSTVSAQKKLDKLLNKWNKRNVPYMSVETLALPKTKAILLDAREEKEFKVSHLKDAIRVGYDHFKLKETLSKLPEDKNAKIVVYCSLGIRSETVAHKLIEEGYTNVYNLYGGIFEWKNADFQVVDTLGNKTEKVHTFSKGWSKWLKKGEKVYE; encoded by the coding sequence ATGAAAAAAATACTCATCCTTTTATTAGTAGTTACCTCAACTGTTTCTGCTCAAAAGAAATTAGATAAATTATTGAATAAATGGAACAAAAGAAATGTTCCTTATATGTCTGTAGAAACTTTGGCTTTACCAAAAACGAAAGCTATTTTATTAGACGCTAGGGAAGAAAAAGAGTTTAAAGTCAGTCATTTAAAAGATGCAATTCGTGTTGGTTATGATCATTTTAAACTAAAAGAAACCTTATCAAAATTACCAGAAGACAAGAACGCCAAAATAGTTGTGTATTGTTCTTTGGGAATTCGTTCAGAAACTGTTGCGCATAAATTAATAGAAGAAGGTTACACAAATGTTTACAATTTATATGGAGGTATTTTTGAATGGAAAAATGCCGATTTTCAAGTAGTAGACACTTTAGGAAACAAAACTGAAAAAGTACATACTTTTAGTAAGGGTTGGAGTAAATGGCTAAAAAAAGGAGAGAAAGTTTATGAATAA
- a CDS encoding metallophosphoesterase family protein → MRTFAIGDIHGGLKALLQVLNKIEVTEKDNLIFVGDYVDGWSESAQVIEFLIDLSKKINCFFIKGNHDVWCENWLREEDVNPTWYMHGGKETIESYEGFTADEKRQHLDFFENMDLCFIDENNRLFLHAGFTSMHGVEKEIFKENFYFDRTLWEMALAVNTEMDKNSIFYPKRIQHYKEIYIGHTPTTNFGKSEPMNALNIWNIDTGAAFKGRVSAMNIDTKEFVQSDNLPDLYPDEKGRN, encoded by the coding sequence ATGAGAACATTTGCAATAGGAGATATTCATGGAGGTTTAAAAGCCTTGCTTCAAGTTTTAAATAAAATTGAAGTAACAGAAAAAGACAACTTAATTTTTGTAGGAGATTATGTAGATGGTTGGAGTGAATCTGCACAAGTTATTGAGTTTTTAATTGATTTGTCTAAAAAAATTAACTGTTTTTTTATCAAAGGAAATCACGATGTTTGGTGTGAGAATTGGTTAAGAGAAGAAGATGTAAACCCAACTTGGTACATGCATGGAGGAAAAGAAACCATAGAAAGTTACGAGGGTTTTACTGCTGATGAAAAAAGACAACATTTAGATTTTTTCGAAAATATGGATCTTTGCTTTATAGATGAAAATAACAGATTGTTTTTACATGCTGGTTTTACATCTATGCATGGAGTAGAAAAAGAAATTTTTAAAGAAAATTTTTATTTCGATAGAACTTTATGGGAAATGGCTTTAGCAGTAAATACAGAAATGGATAAAAATTCTATTTTCTATCCAAAAAGAATTCAACATTATAAAGAAATTTATATTGGGCACACACCAACTACTAATTTTGGGAAATCTGAACCAATGAATGCCTTAAATATTTGGAATATTGATACTGGAGCCGCTTTTAAAGGAAGGGTTTCTGCAATGAATATCGATACAAAAGAATTTGTACAAAGTGATAATTTGCCAGATTTATATCCTGATGAAAAAGGGAGGAATTAA
- a CDS encoding pyruvate carboxylase, protein MKIEKVLVANRGEIAIRIFRACTEISLKTVGIYTFEDRYSLHRYKADESYQIGEDNEPLKPYLDSDEIIRVALECGADAIHPGYGFLSENAEFARKCDENNIIFVGPKVSVLKSLGDKITAKKVALDNNIPIIQSNKKALDSIETALSEAEIIGYPIMLKAASGGGGRGMRVIRRPEELQSAFNESKREALNAFGDDTVFLEKFVENPKHIEIQIVADNFGNIVHLFERDCSVQRRYQKVIEFAPSFGLKQETKNALYNYAIKICKAVNYNNIGTVEFLVDDDDSIYFIEVNPRIQVEHTVTEVITNIDLVKTQLFIAGGYKLEDQQIKIASQESVKINGYALQCRVTTEDPQNDFKPDYGTITTYRSASGFGIRLDAGSVYQGVTISPFFDSMLVKVTANSRTLDGACRKIRRALAEFRIRGVKTNMLFLDNILKHETFRKGEVTVNFIKNNPDLFIFKAPRNRATKLVTYLGDIIVNGNSDVKKIDATKTFIKPKVPKIITNTQHPEGTKDLLTKLGPDKFSEWLKAEKKVHFTDTTMRDAHQSLLATRMRTYDMLKVAEGYTKNNPEIFSIEVWGGATFDVCMRFLQENPWERLRLLRKAMPNVLLQMLIRGSNGVGYTAYPDNLIEKFVVSSWENGVDIFRIFDSLNWMKSLAPCIEHVRTKTQGLAEGSICYTGDLLDPKNTKYNLKYYTTLAKDIENAGAHILAIKDMAGLLKPYAAFELISALKQEINIPIHLHTHDTSSIQSATYLKAIEAGVDVLDVALGGLSGLTSQPNFNSMVEMLKFHERENPMNTDSLNEYSNYWETVREYYYPFESGLKAGSGEVFKHEIPGGQYSNLKPQAQALGLEDRFYEITKMYRDVNLLFGDIVKVTPSSKVVGDMAQYLVSNNLTVQDVLERGDTISFPQSVVSFFRGDLGQPVGGFPKDLQKLILKDEKPYSDRPNAHLEPIDFDKEYKEFRKIFENDLGRAIDFTDFLSYKLYPKVFTDAFNKHTKYDNLMNLPTKNFFYGMERDEEIIVELDKGKTLLITLESVSKANEDGLVNVYFRVNGQSRSVKIKDESIKVEKVENLKADKTNSKEIGAPLQGLLSTILVKKGEEIKKNQPLFIIEAMKMETTITATENTTINKIVLKAGVMVNSEDLILITE, encoded by the coding sequence ATGAAAATTGAAAAAGTACTTGTTGCTAACAGAGGTGAAATTGCCATAAGAATTTTTAGAGCATGTACAGAAATTAGTTTAAAAACTGTAGGTATTTATACCTTTGAAGATCGATATTCTTTGCATAGATATAAAGCAGATGAATCTTACCAAATTGGAGAAGATAACGAACCCTTAAAACCTTATTTAGATAGTGATGAAATTATAAGAGTCGCTTTAGAATGTGGTGCAGATGCAATTCATCCTGGTTATGGTTTTCTTTCTGAAAATGCAGAATTTGCCAGAAAATGTGATGAGAATAACATCATTTTTGTGGGGCCAAAAGTATCTGTTTTAAAATCTTTAGGAGATAAAATTACTGCCAAAAAAGTTGCTTTAGATAACAATATTCCTATTATTCAGAGTAATAAAAAAGCTTTAGATTCTATTGAAACAGCATTAAGTGAAGCAGAAATAATTGGCTATCCTATTATGCTAAAAGCAGCTTCAGGTGGTGGTGGAAGAGGAATGAGAGTTATTAGAAGGCCAGAAGAATTACAGAGTGCTTTTAACGAAAGTAAACGAGAAGCGTTAAATGCTTTTGGTGATGATACTGTTTTTTTAGAAAAGTTTGTAGAAAATCCTAAACATATAGAAATTCAGATTGTTGCAGATAATTTTGGCAATATTGTGCATTTATTTGAACGTGATTGTTCTGTACAAAGACGTTATCAAAAAGTAATAGAATTTGCACCTTCTTTTGGATTAAAGCAAGAAACAAAAAATGCACTTTACAACTACGCAATTAAAATTTGTAAAGCTGTAAATTATAATAATATTGGTACTGTAGAATTTTTGGTAGATGATGATGACAGTATTTATTTTATTGAAGTAAATCCAAGAATCCAAGTAGAGCATACAGTTACAGAGGTAATTACAAATATAGATTTAGTAAAAACACAATTATTTATTGCAGGTGGTTATAAATTAGAAGATCAGCAAATAAAAATTGCGAGTCAAGAAAGTGTAAAAATTAATGGATATGCATTGCAGTGTAGAGTTACTACAGAAGATCCACAAAACGATTTTAAACCAGATTATGGTACCATTACAACCTATAGAAGTGCTTCTGGTTTTGGAATTCGTTTAGACGCAGGTAGTGTGTATCAAGGAGTTACTATTTCTCCGTTTTTCGATTCTATGTTGGTGAAAGTTACTGCAAATAGTAGAACTTTAGATGGAGCTTGTAGAAAAATTAGAAGAGCTTTAGCAGAGTTTAGAATTAGAGGTGTAAAAACAAATATGTTGTTTTTAGACAATATTCTAAAACATGAAACTTTTAGAAAAGGAGAAGTAACTGTTAATTTCATTAAAAATAATCCTGATTTATTCATTTTTAAAGCGCCAAGAAATAGAGCTACAAAATTGGTTACCTATTTGGGAGATATTATTGTAAACGGAAATAGCGATGTTAAAAAAATTGATGCTACTAAAACGTTTATCAAACCAAAAGTTCCGAAAATAATTACCAATACTCAACATCCTGAAGGCACAAAAGATTTACTAACTAAATTAGGTCCAGACAAATTTTCTGAATGGTTAAAAGCAGAGAAAAAAGTACATTTTACAGATACAACAATGCGTGATGCGCACCAAAGTTTACTGGCAACAAGAATGCGAACTTACGATATGCTAAAGGTTGCAGAAGGTTACACAAAAAACAATCCTGAAATTTTTAGTATAGAAGTTTGGGGTGGTGCAACTTTTGATGTTTGTATGCGCTTTTTACAAGAAAATCCTTGGGAACGTTTGCGTTTATTGCGAAAAGCAATGCCAAATGTATTGTTACAAATGTTAATTAGAGGTTCTAATGGCGTTGGTTACACAGCTTATCCTGATAATTTAATTGAAAAATTCGTAGTTTCTTCTTGGGAAAATGGAGTGGATATTTTTAGAATTTTCGATTCTTTAAATTGGATGAAATCTTTGGCTCCTTGTATTGAACATGTAAGAACAAAAACCCAGGGTTTGGCAGAAGGTTCTATTTGCTATACAGGCGATTTGTTAGATCCCAAAAACACAAAATACAACCTAAAATATTATACAACTTTAGCTAAAGATATCGAAAACGCGGGTGCTCATATTTTGGCAATAAAAGACATGGCTGGTTTGTTAAAACCTTATGCCGCTTTCGAATTAATTAGCGCATTAAAACAAGAAATTAATATTCCTATTCATTTACATACGCATGACACTTCATCAATTCAATCTGCAACTTATTTAAAAGCAATTGAAGCTGGTGTAGATGTTTTAGACGTTGCTTTGGGTGGTTTGTCTGGTTTAACATCGCAACCAAACTTTAATTCTATGGTAGAAATGTTGAAGTTTCACGAAAGAGAAAACCCAATGAATACAGATTCTCTGAACGAATATTCTAACTATTGGGAAACTGTAAGAGAGTATTATTATCCGTTTGAATCTGGTTTAAAAGCTGGTTCTGGTGAAGTGTTTAAACATGAAATTCCTGGCGGACAATATTCAAACTTAAAACCACAAGCACAAGCGTTAGGATTGGAAGATCGTTTTTATGAAATTACTAAAATGTACAGAGATGTAAATTTACTTTTTGGAGATATTGTAAAAGTAACACCAAGTTCCAAAGTTGTTGGAGATATGGCACAATATTTAGTAAGTAATAATTTAACGGTGCAAGATGTTTTAGAAAGAGGAGATACCATTTCTTTTCCACAATCTGTGGTTAGTTTTTTTAGAGGAGATTTAGGACAACCTGTTGGTGGTTTCCCTAAAGATCTTCAAAAATTGATTTTAAAAGACGAAAAACCTTATTCAGACAGACCAAATGCACATTTAGAACCAATAGATTTTGATAAAGAGTACAAAGAATTCAGAAAGATTTTTGAAAATGATTTAGGAAGAGCCATCGATTTTACAGATTTCTTGTCCTATAAATTATATCCAAAAGTATTTACAGATGCTTTTAATAAGCACACGAAATATGATAATTTAATGAACTTGCCTACCAAAAATTTCTTTTATGGAATGGAAAGAGACGAAGAAATTATTGTAGAATTAGACAAAGGAAAAACACTTTTAATTACTCTAGAATCGGTATCTAAAGCAAATGAAGACGGTCTTGTAAATGTTTATTTTAGAGTAAATGGACAAAGTAGGTCTGTAAAAATAAAAGATGAATCTATTAAAGTTGAAAAAGTAGAAAATTTAAAAGCAGATAAAACAAATTCTAAAGAAATTGGTGCGCCATTACAAGGTTTATTATCAACAATTTTGGTAAAAAAAGGAGAGGAAATCAAGAAAAATCAACCTTTGTTTATTATTGAAGCCATGAAAATGGAAACCACAATTACAGCTACAGAAAACACAACTATTAATAAAATTGTTTTAAAAGCTGGAGTTATGGTAAATTCTGAAGATTTAATCTTAATTACTGAATAA
- a CDS encoding sterol desaturase family protein, whose product MNKYIDLIKNSYSDYWNYLKNSVLMELNWENYFYGLIIISLVVWGLEALFPWRKNQSLFRKDFWLDTFYMFFNFFLLNLIVLVALSNSAAVIFNDILGVVGLSVSDFQLLEINKLPFFARIFIFFIVVDFVQWWTHRLLHRSEFLWNFHKVHHSVKEMGFAAHLRYHWMEPVVYNSLRYIPLAIIGGFSAQDVAFVHFFNITIGHLNHANINWDYGWLKYILNNPKMHIWHHSKELPEERKYGVNFGLTLSIWDYIFKTNYIPHSGKDIEIGFSGDEDFPKDFLKQELYPFSKK is encoded by the coding sequence ATGAACAAATATATAGACCTCATAAAAAATTCTTATTCCGATTATTGGAATTATCTTAAAAATTCTGTTTTAATGGAATTGAATTGGGAGAATTATTTTTATGGTTTAATTATTATTTCTTTAGTTGTTTGGGGTTTAGAAGCTCTTTTTCCTTGGCGTAAAAACCAATCTTTATTCAGAAAAGACTTTTGGTTAGATACTTTTTACATGTTCTTTAATTTCTTTTTATTGAACTTAATTGTGTTAGTAGCTTTGTCTAATTCTGCAGCTGTAATTTTTAATGATATTTTAGGCGTTGTTGGTTTATCTGTTTCTGATTTTCAATTGTTAGAAATTAATAAATTGCCTTTTTTCGCAAGAATTTTTATCTTTTTTATTGTGGTAGATTTTGTACAATGGTGGACACACAGATTATTACACAGATCTGAATTTCTTTGGAATTTCCACAAAGTGCATCACTCTGTAAAAGAAATGGGCTTTGCTGCACATTTGCGTTATCATTGGATGGAACCTGTAGTTTACAATTCTTTAAGATATATTCCTTTGGCAATTATTGGAGGATTTTCTGCACAAGATGTAGCTTTTGTCCACTTTTTTAATATAACCATTGGGCATCTAAATCACGCAAATATCAATTGGGATTATGGTTGGTTAAAATATATTTTGAACAACCCCAAAATGCATATTTGGCATCATTCTAAAGAGTTGCCAGAAGAAAGAAAATATGGTGTAAATTTCGGACTAACTTTAAGTATTTGGGATTATATATTTAAAACGAATTACATTCCTCATTCTGGAAAAGACATCGAAATTGGTTTTTCTGGTGATGAAGATTTTCCAAAAGATTTTTTGAAGCAGGAATTGTATCCTTTTAGTAAGAAATAG
- a CDS encoding TIGR04282 family arsenosugar biosynthesis glycosyltransferase, with protein sequence MNKNLLLIFTRNPELGKAKTRLAKSVGDETALEIYKFLLERTRDISSEVKTADKAVYYSVKIRENDIWNPDIYQKHQQFGEDLGIRMKNAFKNGFDAGYKKVLIIGSDLYDLSSKNIEKAFNELDTNDVVIGPAEDGGYYLLGMNTLEENVFKNKEWGTETVRKDTLTDLIDKKVKLLEFKNDIDVYEDIENIPEIMDLFIKTK encoded by the coding sequence ATGAATAAAAACCTATTATTAATCTTCACAAGAAACCCGGAATTAGGGAAAGCAAAAACACGTTTAGCAAAAAGTGTTGGAGACGAAACTGCACTAGAAATCTATAAATTTTTATTAGAAAGAACCAGAGATATTTCTTCGGAAGTAAAAACTGCGGATAAAGCTGTTTATTATTCCGTGAAAATTCGAGAAAACGATATTTGGAATCCAGATATTTATCAAAAACACCAGCAATTTGGCGAAGATTTAGGCATTCGAATGAAAAATGCTTTCAAAAACGGATTTGATGCAGGTTATAAAAAAGTGCTAATTATTGGAAGTGATTTATATGATTTGTCATCAAAAAATATAGAAAAAGCTTTCAATGAATTAGATACTAATGATGTGGTTATTGGTCCTGCTGAAGATGGTGGTTATTATTTATTAGGAATGAATACTTTGGAAGAAAATGTCTTCAAAAATAAAGAATGGGGAACAGAAACTGTTAGAAAAGATACTTTAACAGATTTAATTGATAAAAAAGTGAAATTATTGGAGTTTAAAAACGACATAGATGTATATGAGGATATTGAAAATATCCCAGAAATAATGGACTTATTTATCAAAACAAAATAA
- a CDS encoding purine-nucleoside phosphorylase, which translates to MKLQQLQETIDFLKSNGITNPEVGIVLGTGLGKLVDEISIDKEIPYSEIPNFPVATVEFHSGKLIYGELSGKKVLVMAGRFHLYEGYNAWEVTYGIRTMHGLGIKNLLISNAAGAINLDYKKGDLMLIEDHINLQGSSPLAFKGANDFGNIFADMLEPYSKEINIQLNLIAQEHKIQLHRGVYTSVLGPQLETRAEYRMLQILETDAVGMSTVPEVIVAKQLNLPCAAISVLTDECDPKNLQPVDISEIIAIAGEAEPKMITLFKEVIKVL; encoded by the coding sequence ATGAAATTACAGCAATTACAAGAAACTATCGATTTTTTAAAATCAAACGGAATTACAAATCCTGAAGTAGGAATTGTTTTAGGAACAGGTTTGGGTAAATTGGTTGATGAAATTTCAATTGATAAAGAGATTCCATATTCAGAAATTCCTAATTTTCCTGTTGCAACTGTAGAATTTCATTCAGGGAAATTAATTTATGGCGAATTATCAGGCAAAAAAGTTTTAGTAATGGCTGGTCGTTTTCATTTATATGAAGGCTACAATGCTTGGGAAGTTACTTACGGAATTAGAACAATGCATGGTTTAGGAATTAAAAACCTACTAATTTCTAATGCTGCTGGTGCCATAAATCTCGATTATAAAAAAGGCGATTTAATGTTGATTGAAGACCATATTAATTTACAAGGAAGTTCTCCTTTAGCGTTTAAAGGCGCCAACGATTTTGGAAATATTTTTGCTGATATGTTGGAACCTTACTCTAAAGAAATTAACATCCAATTAAATTTAATTGCGCAAGAACATAAAATTCAATTACATAGAGGAGTTTACACAAGTGTTTTAGGGCCGCAACTAGAAACAAGAGCAGAATATAGAATGCTGCAAATTTTAGAAACTGATGCAGTTGGTATGAGTACAGTGCCAGAAGTTATTGTTGCCAAACAATTAAATTTACCTTGTGCTGCAATTTCTGTTTTAACGGATGAATGCGATCCTAAAAATTTACAACCAGTAGATATTTCTGAAATTATTGCAATTGCTGGTGAAGCAGAACCAAAAATGATTACGCTTTTTAAAGAAGTGATTAAGGTATTATAA
- a CDS encoding metallophosphoesterase family protein: protein MDQEIKHLGKISGKTLVFGGVYSNLQALEALKQIAEKENIPPENCICTGDIVGYCAQPEETVQLLKLWGVNSIAGNVEIQLRENAEDCGCDFREGSRCDGFSQLWYPYAQSKLSENSLEFLKTIPNHISFEYAKKNVTVVHGSYFNVSEFIFKSTDWAIKEPNFKATNADVIIGGHCGLPFHHQEKKKLWLNPGVIGMPANDGNPTVWYAILDDSDNSFNFTHKTLDYNYKLTSKLMQNGLLPEEYSRTIVTGIWDNTEILPAIETGLQGFGIQL from the coding sequence ATGGATCAAGAAATAAAGCATTTAGGCAAAATATCTGGTAAAACACTTGTTTTCGGAGGTGTTTACAGCAATTTACAAGCTTTAGAAGCTTTAAAACAAATTGCTGAAAAAGAAAATATTCCACCAGAAAATTGCATTTGTACTGGCGATATTGTAGGTTATTGTGCGCAACCTGAAGAAACTGTCCAATTATTAAAATTATGGGGAGTAAATAGTATTGCTGGAAATGTAGAAATTCAATTAAGAGAAAATGCAGAAGATTGTGGTTGCGATTTTAGAGAAGGTTCTAGATGTGATGGGTTTTCTCAACTTTGGTATCCTTATGCACAGAGTAAATTGTCTGAAAATTCGTTGGAATTTTTAAAAACGATTCCTAATCATATTTCATTTGAATATGCAAAAAAGAACGTAACTGTTGTGCATGGTTCTTATTTTAATGTATCAGAATTTATTTTTAAATCTACAGATTGGGCAATAAAAGAACCTAATTTTAAAGCCACAAATGCGGATGTTATTATTGGCGGACATTGTGGTTTGCCTTTTCATCATCAAGAAAAAAAGAAACTTTGGTTAAATCCTGGAGTTATTGGAATGCCAGCAAATGATGGAAACCCAACTGTTTGGTATGCAATTTTAGACGATTCCGATAATAGTTTTAACTTTACACATAAAACATTAGATTATAATTACAAATTAACCAGTAAACTAATGCAAAATGGTTTGCTTCCTGAAGAATATTCAAGAACAATTGTTACAGGAATTTGGGATAATACAGAAATTTTACCAGCAATAGAAACTGGTTTGCAAGGTTTTGGTATTCAACTTTAA
- a CDS encoding outer membrane protein assembly factor yields MSTIYSQRIILDVNIEGAKKTNIRFIKKLLLTKTATELDSISLEKDLILLKRLPAISNVLYEVKQIKENNYKVVFHLEENFTIIPDVNFWTTTNKQFAFKLGLYDYNFLGRNITFGGFYQNNGFNSYGVNFRAPNLFSKKWGLAVNHQNWKSEEPLFFNNSSANYLYNNVSFEVLGLHQFNLNNRIDFGVNFFNEEYTYLSGATDAAVPQELKQNKALFKLVYTYDSLNYYYQYVNGFKSVLNAQYVVTESNFQNKFLIFWNDFFYFRRMWKKGNWANRLRFGLSTNENSPFAPFALDNNVNIRGVGFLVDRGTGVATLNSEYRHTIYDKGWLAIQTNVFMDAGSWRDPGGDLNDFLKSEKLRVYSGLGLRFISKKIYNATFRIDYGFKVYDGKSNSKGGLVFGIGQYF; encoded by the coding sequence ATGTCAACAATTTATTCTCAAAGAATAATTTTAGATGTAAATATTGAAGGTGCAAAAAAGACAAACATTCGTTTTATAAAGAAACTATTATTAACAAAAACTGCAACTGAATTAGATTCTATTAGTTTAGAAAAGGATTTAATTCTTTTAAAAAGACTTCCAGCCATTAGTAATGTTCTTTATGAAGTAAAACAAATTAAAGAGAATAATTATAAAGTTGTATTTCACCTAGAGGAAAACTTCACCATAATTCCTGATGTTAATTTTTGGACAACTACAAACAAACAGTTTGCTTTTAAATTAGGACTTTACGATTATAATTTTTTAGGAAGAAACATAACTTTTGGAGGGTTTTATCAAAATAATGGATTCAATTCTTATGGAGTTAATTTTAGAGCCCCAAACTTGTTTTCTAAAAAATGGGGTTTGGCTGTAAATCATCAAAATTGGAAAAGTGAAGAACCATTATTTTTTAATAATTCTTCTGCTAATTATTTATATAATAATGTTTCTTTTGAAGTTTTAGGTTTACATCAATTTAATTTAAATAATCGTATAGATTTTGGTGTTAATTTTTTCAACGAAGAATACACGTATTTATCAGGAGCAACTGATGCTGCTGTTCCACAAGAATTAAAGCAAAACAAAGCATTGTTTAAACTTGTTTATACTTACGATTCGTTAAATTATTACTACCAATATGTAAATGGATTTAAAAGTGTTTTAAACGCACAATATGTAGTAACAGAAAGCAATTTTCAAAATAAATTTTTAATATTTTGGAACGATTTCTTCTATTTTAGAAGAATGTGGAAAAAAGGAAATTGGGCAAATAGATTACGTTTTGGACTTTCTACAAACGAAAATTCGCCATTTGCACCATTTGCTTTAGACAACAATGTAAACATTAGAGGCGTTGGTTTTTTGGTAGATAGAGGCACAGGAGTTGCGACTTTAAATTCGGAATATAGACATACCATTTATGATAAAGGTTGGTTGGCAATACAAACAAATGTTTTTATGGATGCTGGTTCTTGGAGAGATCCAGGTGGTGATTTAAATGATTTTTTAAAGAGTGAAAAATTAAGAGTCTACAGTGGTTTAGGACTTCGTTTTATTAGCAAAAAAATTTATAATGCCACCTTTAGAATTGATTACGGTTTTAAAGTTTATGATGGTAAAAGCAATTCTAAAGGCGGTTTAGTTTTTGGAATAGGGCAGTATTTTTAA
- a CDS encoding universal stress protein: MKKIIVPIDFSNHSEYALKAAVLLAKSNNATIYALHMLDLQEISISESASFQQEKAVFFLKLAEKKFKNFLQKEYLKDVHVVPVIKHYKVFSEINAIAEEIKADVIIMGSHGASGLKEFFVGSNTEKVVRYATLPVLIIKNELSDLNFSDIVIATDFSEESIPAFKKALKTLDFLSARKHLLFVNLPNENFKSTSEMDSLANNFLLKAEGNVDRLINVNFVCDRSIEKGILNFSNTIGADLISVITHGRKGISHIFAGSVAEDVANHSTLPIITFKI, from the coding sequence ATGAAAAAAATTATTGTACCTATAGACTTTTCAAATCATTCAGAATACGCTTTAAAAGCAGCAGTATTATTAGCCAAAAGTAACAATGCAACTATTTATGCATTACACATGTTAGATCTTCAAGAAATTTCTATTTCAGAAAGTGCAAGTTTTCAACAAGAAAAAGCAGTTTTCTTTTTAAAGTTAGCAGAAAAAAAGTTTAAAAATTTTTTACAAAAAGAGTATTTGAAAGATGTTCATGTTGTTCCTGTAATAAAACATTATAAAGTGTTTAGTGAGATTAATGCCATTGCAGAAGAAATAAAAGCAGATGTAATTATTATGGGGTCTCATGGCGCTAGTGGTTTAAAAGAATTTTTTGTTGGGTCTAACACAGAAAAAGTAGTTAGATATGCCACTTTACCAGTTTTAATTATTAAAAATGAGTTGTCAGATTTAAATTTTTCTGATATTGTTATTGCTACAGATTTTTCTGAAGAAAGTATTCCTGCATTTAAAAAAGCATTAAAAACACTAGATTTTTTAAGTGCGAGAAAACATCTTTTATTTGTAAACTTACCAAATGAAAACTTTAAATCTACATCAGAAATGGATTCATTAGCTAATAATTTTTTATTAAAAGCAGAAGGAAATGTAGATAGATTAATTAATGTTAATTTTGTTTGCGACAGATCTATAGAAAAAGGAATATTAAATTTTTCTAATACAATTGGTGCGGATTTAATTTCTGTAATTACGCATGGTAGAAAAGGAATTTCACATATTTTTGCAGGAAGCGTAGCAGAAGATGTTGCAAACCATTCAACATTACCAATTATTACTTTTAAAATTTAA